A single Pristis pectinata isolate sPriPec2 chromosome 6, sPriPec2.1.pri, whole genome shotgun sequence DNA region contains:
- the LOC127571483 gene encoding hyaluronidase-1-like — protein sequence MVTSLADMTLTESPVVLLCMCTLTLGQLLRQTRVPIMSNKPFITVWNAPTAACKSSFGIDLNLGIFDIIANQNDSFIGQNITIFYEDKLGSYPHYTKSGVSVNGGTPQNASLKYHLMKAKVDVETLIPLKDFDGLSVIDWESWRPLWLRDWDQKDIYRKKSKQLVQKRHPDWSESQVAKQAQIEYEQAARDFMGQTLKVSKGLRPWGLWGYYGFPCCYNDVFTKNYTGECPDIEMKRNEQLAWLWKESIALYPSIYLSVWLRATQNTQRFVHYRIKEALRHAQRGANYSLPVLPYARIVYANTTDFLTEIDLVHSIGESVAMGAAGIVLWGNKDYAHSQESCLALKEYINGLLGNYIVNITNAAMICSSVLCNKHGRCVRSSNSPHAYLHLNPKSFAVKVNPSNKGLPYFLWGQAVEEDVREMADSFQCQCYNGWMGAHCEIASDAM from the exons ATGGTAACAAGTTTAGCAGACATGACCCTCACTGAATCACCAGTAGTTCTGCTGTGCATGTGCACTTTGACTCTGGGACAACTACTGAGACAAACAAGAGTCCCAATTATGTCCAATAAGCCTTTCATAACTGTCTGGAATGCTCCAACTGCTGCCTGCAAATCCTCCTTTGGCATTGACCTTAACTTGGGAATTTTTGACATAATTGCAAACCAAAATGACTCATTCATTGGGCAAAACATCACCATCTTCTATGAAGATAAACTGGGCTCTTACCCCCACTATACTAAAAGCGGGGTGTCTGTGAATGGGGGCACTCCACAGAACGCGAGTTTGAAGTATCacctaatgaaggccaaagtaGACGTGGAGACCCTTATACCACTGAAAGACTTCGACGGGCTGTCTGTCATTGACTGGGAGTCCTGGAGGCCCTTGTGGTTAAGGGACTGGGACCAGAAGGATATCTACCGTAAGAAATCAAAGCAACTTGTTCAAAAGCGACATCCTGATTGGTCTGAGAGTCAGGTGGCGAAGCAAGCGCAAATTGAGTACGAACAAGCAGCCAGGGACTTTATGGGACAGACCCTGAAGGTATCAAAAGGTCTTAGGCCCTGGGGTTTGTGGGGCTATTATGGCTTTCCTTGTTGCTACAATGATGTATTTACCAAAAATTACACTGGAGAGTGTCCAGATATTGAGATGAAGAGGAACGAGCAGCTGGCTTGGCTCTGGAAGGAGAGTATTGCTTTGTACCCAAGCATCTACCTCAGTGTCTGGCTTCGAGCAACACAGAATACACAGAGGTTTGTCCATTATCGAATCAAAGAAGCCCTCCGTCATGCTCAAAGGGGAGCGAATTACAGTTTGCCTGTCCTCCCATACGCTCGGATTGTGTATGCCAACACCACAGATTTCCTAACTGAG ATTGACTTGGTCCACAGTATCGGAGAGAGTGTTGCGATGGGAGCTGCAGGGATTGTCCTTTGGGGAAACAAGGATTATGCCCATTCACAG GAATCTTGCCTTGCTTTAAAAGAATATATCAATGGGCTGTTGGGAAACTACATTGTTAACATAACAAATGCTGCAATGATCTGCAGTTCGGTTTTGTGCAACAAGCACGGTAGATGTGTGCGATCAAGCAACAGCCCCCACGCCTATCTGCACCTGAACCCAAAGTCCTTCGCCGTGAAGGTGAACCCTTCAAACAAAGGGCTGCCCTACTTCCTGTGGGGGCAGGCAGTGGAAGAGGATGTGAGAGAGATGGCCGATAGTTTTCAGTGCCAGTGTTACAATGGATGGATGGGGGCACATTGTGAGATTGCAAGTGACGCAATGTAA